A window from Hymenobacter volaticus encodes these proteins:
- the mraY gene encoding phospho-N-acetylmuramoyl-pentapeptide-transferase has protein sequence MLYYLFNYLYKVHHIPGTGVFQYITFRAALAVVTSLIIAQFFGKPLIRVLQRAQIGETVRDLGLEGQLAKKGTPTMGGLIILLAILVPVLLFAKLDNIYIVLMLLSTVWLGLIGFVDDYIKVVKKDKEGLAGRFKIMGQVGLGLTVGWVLFFSNEVTVRQYLLPNGQLSAVDASTVYQDVKLMITTVPFLKNNELNYGDLFATAGDFFNEYYAFFYIPIVILIITAVSNGANLTDGLDGLAAGTSAVIGTTLAIFCFVSGNALLADYLDIMFIPNCGELVIFCTAFVGACVGFLWYNSFPAQVFMGDTGSLAIGGIIAVLALIVRKELLIPVLCGVFLVESLSVMLQVSYFKYTRRKYGEGKRLLRMSPLHHHYQKLGYHESKIVSRFWIVGIMLAVLTLVTLKLR, from the coding sequence ATGCTCTATTATCTCTTCAACTATCTCTACAAAGTGCACCACATACCGGGAACGGGCGTGTTTCAATACATCACGTTCCGGGCAGCACTGGCGGTAGTTACCTCTCTGATTATAGCACAATTCTTCGGCAAGCCCTTGATTCGGGTGTTGCAGCGTGCCCAGATTGGTGAGACAGTACGCGACTTGGGGTTGGAAGGCCAGCTTGCCAAGAAAGGCACGCCAACGATGGGCGGCCTTATCATTCTGCTGGCTATTCTGGTGCCAGTGTTGCTGTTTGCCAAGCTCGATAACATCTACATCGTGCTTATGCTGCTCAGTACCGTTTGGCTTGGGCTGATTGGCTTTGTTGACGACTATATTAAAGTAGTAAAGAAGGACAAGGAAGGCTTAGCCGGGCGCTTTAAGATTATGGGGCAAGTAGGACTTGGCCTCACGGTGGGGTGGGTGCTGTTTTTCTCCAACGAAGTAACCGTACGCCAATACCTGCTCCCCAACGGCCAGCTCTCGGCTGTGGATGCCAGCACAGTGTATCAGGATGTAAAGCTGATGATTACCACGGTGCCCTTCCTGAAGAACAACGAATTAAACTACGGTGACCTGTTTGCTACGGCCGGCGACTTTTTCAATGAGTACTACGCCTTCTTCTACATACCGATAGTCATCCTCATTATCACAGCCGTCAGCAACGGTGCCAACCTCACCGACGGCCTCGACGGGCTGGCAGCGGGTACTTCAGCCGTTATTGGGACGACGCTGGCAATTTTCTGCTTTGTGAGTGGTAACGCGCTGCTAGCCGACTATCTCGACATCATGTTCATACCCAACTGCGGCGAGCTAGTAATTTTCTGTACCGCTTTTGTGGGAGCCTGCGTGGGGTTCCTGTGGTACAATTCGTTTCCGGCGCAGGTATTCATGGGCGACACGGGCTCGTTGGCCATCGGTGGCATTATTGCCGTGCTAGCGCTGATTGTTCGCAAGGAACTGCTGATTCCGGTGCTGTGCGGTGTGTTTTTGGTGGAAAGCCTGTCGGTGATGTTACAGGTAAGCTACTTCAAATACACACGCCGCAAATACGGCGAAGGCAAACGCCTGCTGCGCATGTCGCCGTTGCACCACCACTACCAAAAACTAGGCTACCACGAATCAAAAATCGTGTCGCGCTTCTGGATTGTGGGCATCATGTTGGCCGTCCTGACCTTGGTTACTTTAAAACTGCGCTAA
- the murD gene encoding UDP-N-acetylmuramoyl-L-alanine--D-glutamate ligase has protein sequence MHIVVLGAAESGVGAALLAQAKGHSVFVSDKSPIQPQYKEKLAQAGIPFEENQHTLEEVLKAQEVIKSPGIPEKAPVIQALREKGTSIISEIEFAGRHTKAKCICITGTNGKTTTTLLTYHLLKEAGYNVGLAGNVGYSLAEQIIEDKFDYYVVELSSFQLDDTYHFQPWISVLLNITPDHLDRYNYSLASYAESKLRIMRNQDSSGYFIYNADDENIQRYFQAALRSVQQLPFSLHHRPDYQLGAYYLDEENISVNLKPSSSSETENVNTAKSPLIGQHNRQNMMAAVLCARIAGVEKPNIEAGLATFHNADHRLQPVGEINGVRFINDSKATNVEAAWYALDGVQQPIIWIAGGTDKGNDYTTLVPLAQSKVKALVCLGVDNEKLRTVFQSVVPHVEETQSVTTAVRRAAELAQPGDVVLLSPACASFDLFKNYEDRGRQFAAAVKELEK, from the coding sequence ATGCACATTGTAGTATTAGGAGCGGCTGAAAGTGGAGTAGGGGCAGCGCTGTTAGCGCAAGCCAAAGGCCACTCCGTGTTCGTATCCGATAAGAGCCCGATTCAGCCGCAATACAAGGAAAAGCTAGCGCAGGCCGGAATTCCTTTCGAGGAAAATCAGCACACGCTGGAGGAAGTATTGAAGGCGCAGGAAGTAATCAAGAGCCCTGGCATCCCGGAAAAGGCGCCCGTCATTCAGGCCCTGCGCGAGAAAGGCACTTCTATTATTTCGGAAATCGAGTTTGCAGGTCGCCACACCAAGGCCAAGTGCATCTGCATCACCGGCACCAACGGCAAAACCACGACCACGCTGCTGACCTATCATTTGCTCAAGGAAGCGGGCTACAACGTGGGCTTGGCCGGTAATGTGGGCTACAGTCTCGCGGAGCAGATTATCGAAGATAAGTTCGACTACTACGTGGTGGAACTCAGCAGCTTCCAACTTGATGATACTTATCATTTCCAGCCCTGGATTTCGGTGCTGCTTAACATCACCCCCGACCACCTAGACCGGTACAACTACTCGCTGGCCAGTTACGCCGAATCCAAGCTGCGCATCATGCGCAACCAGGATAGCAGCGGCTACTTCATCTACAACGCCGACGACGAGAATATCCAGCGCTACTTCCAGGCGGCCCTTCGCTCGGTGCAGCAGCTACCGTTCAGCCTCCACCACCGCCCCGACTACCAGTTAGGCGCCTATTATCTAGATGAGGAAAACATCAGCGTGAATTTGAAGCCCAGTTCTTCCAGTGAAACCGAGAATGTCAATACCGCAAAATCGCCTCTCATTGGGCAGCACAACCGCCAGAACATGATGGCAGCCGTGCTTTGCGCCCGCATAGCCGGTGTGGAGAAACCCAATATCGAGGCAGGCTTAGCTACTTTCCACAACGCCGACCACCGCTTGCAGCCCGTAGGCGAAATCAACGGCGTCCGCTTCATCAACGACAGCAAAGCCACCAACGTAGAAGCGGCCTGGTATGCCCTCGACGGCGTTCAGCAACCGATTATCTGGATTGCGGGCGGCACCGACAAAGGCAACGATTACACCACGCTGGTGCCACTGGCGCAGTCGAAAGTAAAAGCCCTCGTTTGCTTAGGTGTCGACAATGAGAAGTTGCGGACCGTCTTCCAGTCCGTGGTTCCTCATGTAGAAGAAACCCAAAGTGTGACAACCGCCGTGCGCCGTGCCGCCGAACTGGCGCAGCCCGGCGACGTGGTCTTGCTTTCGCCTGCCTGTGCTTCTTTCGACTTGTTTAAAAACTACGAGGACCGAGGCCGTCAATTTGCCGCAGCAGTTAAGGAGTTAGAGAAATAG
- a CDS encoding FtsW/RodA/SpoVE family cell cycle protein has product MDIVKNWLRQNLKGDPVLWGIVILFSLISIAVVYSATGTLAYKQRAGNTEYFLLKHTGLIFVGLAFMWLAHRIDYRYYSRLSLYALLISVPLLIFTFFMGSNINEASRWLTIPVINQTFQPSDLAKLALIAHVASMLSRRQQNVQDFKTTLLPVMLWVGLICGIIILSNASTALLLFATCLLLMFIGRVPLKQMAVMVAIGAVVGGVGLATGQRMKTVISRIENFTDKSKPVPFQLEHSYIAIATGGVTGKGPGNSTERNILPHPYSDFIFAVIIEEYGMVGGAFVVFLYLAFLYRGLLTVVNSYGAFGGLLSAGLTFSLVLQAMVNMGVAVGLGPITGLPLPLLSMGGTSLIFTGISIGIILAVSRGEREIRPMVGEPADTARIPKVSSYA; this is encoded by the coding sequence ATGGACATCGTCAAAAACTGGCTGCGGCAGAACTTGAAAGGTGACCCAGTACTATGGGGCATCGTGATTTTGTTTTCGCTCATTAGTATCGCCGTGGTGTATTCGGCGACTGGTACACTTGCGTATAAGCAGCGGGCGGGCAATACCGAATACTTCCTGCTTAAGCACACCGGCCTGATCTTCGTTGGTTTGGCCTTTATGTGGCTAGCACACCGCATTGACTACCGCTACTATTCGCGGCTGTCATTATACGCGCTGCTGATTTCGGTGCCACTGCTAATATTCACCTTCTTCATGGGGTCGAATATCAACGAGGCGTCGCGCTGGCTTACCATTCCGGTTATCAACCAAACCTTCCAGCCCTCCGACTTAGCCAAGCTAGCCCTGATTGCGCACGTTGCCTCCATGTTGAGCCGCCGCCAGCAAAACGTGCAAGACTTCAAGACTACCCTGCTGCCCGTAATGCTGTGGGTGGGTTTGATTTGTGGCATCATCATTCTGAGTAATGCTTCCACGGCGCTGCTGCTATTTGCTACCTGCTTGTTGCTCATGTTCATTGGACGCGTGCCGCTCAAGCAGATGGCCGTAATGGTAGCTATTGGCGCTGTAGTGGGTGGAGTGGGCCTGGCAACCGGACAGCGGATGAAAACAGTGATATCTCGCATCGAGAACTTCACCGACAAAAGCAAACCGGTGCCGTTTCAGCTGGAGCACAGCTACATTGCCATTGCCACGGGCGGCGTGACGGGCAAGGGTCCCGGCAACAGCACCGAGCGTAACATTCTGCCGCACCCGTATTCCGACTTCATCTTTGCTGTTATCATCGAGGAATACGGTATGGTTGGCGGCGCCTTTGTCGTCTTTCTCTACTTAGCCTTTCTTTATCGAGGGCTACTGACCGTAGTAAACAGCTACGGGGCCTTTGGTGGTCTGCTTTCGGCAGGCCTCACCTTCAGTTTGGTGTTGCAAGCCATGGTGAATATGGGTGTGGCCGTCGGACTAGGCCCAATTACGGGTTTGCCACTGCCATTGCTAAGTATGGGTGGTACCTCGCTCATTTTCACAGGTATTAGCATTGGTATCATCCTGGCTGTTAGCCGTGGCGAGCGTGAAATCCGCCCCATGGTTGGCGAACCTGCTGATACAGCCCGGATACCGAAAGTGTCGTCTTACGCCTAG
- the murG gene encoding undecaprenyldiphospho-muramoylpentapeptide beta-N-acetylglucosaminyltransferase codes for MPNKKPHTASTSLRVIISGGGTGGHIFPAVAIANELRRRQPDADILFVGANGRMEMTRVPEAGYEIVGLDIAGLQRRLTPQNLIFPIRVMRAVRKAGKLIEQFRPDVVVGVGGYASAPVLLAATSRGIPSLIQEQNSYAGLVNKLLSRRVSKICVAYEGMEKFFPPEKLVLTGNPVRTEIASGNRLEARQFFGLTLDQPVLLVIGGSLGARTLNQATAAALPRLKAAGVQLLWQTGKLYYPEAAQQAAPFAADNLKALEFVQRMDLAYAAADVVVSRAGALSVSELCLTGKPSILVPSPNVAEDHQTKNAMALVRKDAALLVSDAEAPAKLYDTALALLQNPAQQQQLATQVQQLARPAATTTIVDELLKLIGKVQIPTS; via the coding sequence ATGCCCAACAAAAAGCCCCATACTGCCTCAACTTCCTTACGCGTCATCATCAGTGGTGGCGGCACGGGCGGGCATATCTTCCCGGCAGTAGCTATTGCCAATGAACTGCGCCGTCGTCAGCCAGATGCCGACATCCTATTTGTGGGTGCCAACGGCCGGATGGAAATGACGCGCGTACCCGAAGCTGGCTACGAAATCGTGGGGTTGGATATTGCAGGTTTGCAGCGTCGGCTCACCCCGCAGAACCTGATATTTCCTATTCGGGTGATGCGGGCCGTTCGCAAAGCGGGCAAACTGATCGAGCAATTCCGACCCGATGTGGTGGTAGGCGTGGGGGGCTATGCCTCGGCGCCGGTGCTGCTGGCTGCCACTTCGCGCGGCATTCCTAGCCTTATCCAAGAGCAAAACTCGTATGCCGGCTTGGTGAACAAGCTGCTGAGTCGCCGCGTCAGCAAAATCTGCGTGGCGTACGAGGGCATGGAGAAGTTCTTTCCGCCGGAAAAGTTGGTGCTCACCGGCAACCCCGTCCGTACCGAAATAGCCAGCGGCAACCGTCTGGAAGCACGCCAGTTTTTCGGCCTTACGCTCGACCAACCTGTGCTGCTCGTAATAGGAGGGAGCCTCGGAGCCCGTACACTCAACCAAGCTACTGCTGCCGCCTTGCCGCGCCTGAAAGCGGCTGGCGTGCAGCTCCTGTGGCAAACAGGCAAACTGTATTACCCGGAAGCCGCGCAGCAAGCTGCTCCCTTTGCCGCAGACAACCTGAAGGCGCTGGAATTCGTGCAACGCATGGATTTGGCTTACGCTGCTGCTGATGTGGTGGTCAGCCGGGCCGGGGCACTTTCGGTGTCAGAACTGTGCCTCACAGGTAAGCCGAGCATTCTGGTGCCTTCGCCTAACGTGGCGGAAGACCACCAAACCAAAAATGCTATGGCGCTAGTGCGTAAAGATGCCGCCCTTCTGGTGTCGGATGCTGAAGCTCCTGCCAAGCTCTATGATACAGCGCTGGCGCTGCTACAGAATCCTGCGCAGCAACAGCAACTAGCAACCCAAGTCCAGCAACTGGCCCGCCCGGCTGCTACAACTACCATTGTCGATGAGCTATTGAAGCTAATTGGCAAAGTTCAGATTCCTACTTCCTAA
- the murC gene encoding UDP-N-acetylmuramate--L-alanine ligase: protein MSSVAAFPYVYFLGIGGIGMSALARWFQANGHTVAGYDKTSTPLTEALAAEGIAVHYEDAIASIPTVVRENKAQTLVVLTPAIPKDHQEWAWLRENGYDIRKRSQVLGVLTQGHRTIAVAGTHGKTTTSSMVAHLLHHAGVPCAAFLGGISVNLGSNVLLPPAGNPDVPIVVEADEYDRSFLTLHPDIAIVTSTDADHLDIYGNKDALVESFRQFVGQIQPGGTLIINHTADASVAAAVPTGVQVIRYGLTPKQGPELYATDITAQGHQFRFALHGPQGTVNGLELAVPGYHNVENMLAAACVAQLEGVGPESLQAAVAAYKGVKRRFEFIVTAGSPEYPKVYVDDYAHHPREIEAFLRSLRALYPGRQLRVVFQPHLFTRTRDFAPGFAESLSLADEVVLMDIYPARELPLEGVTSELILSQITAPQKSLQTVDKILANAGIDSNFDVLATVGAGDIDKLVPDLKNILHIRWNEAQA, encoded by the coding sequence TTGAGTTCTGTCGCTGCATTTCCTTACGTCTACTTCCTCGGTATTGGGGGCATTGGCATGTCCGCGCTGGCGCGCTGGTTTCAAGCTAATGGACACACCGTAGCGGGCTACGACAAAACCAGCACGCCCCTAACTGAGGCACTGGCGGCGGAAGGTATTGCGGTACACTACGAGGATGCCATAGCGAGTATCCCGACGGTAGTGCGCGAGAATAAAGCACAAACGCTCGTCGTGCTTACGCCCGCCATTCCGAAGGACCACCAAGAATGGGCTTGGCTACGCGAAAACGGCTACGACATTCGTAAACGCAGCCAAGTGCTTGGCGTGCTCACGCAGGGGCACCGTACCATTGCCGTAGCAGGTACCCACGGCAAAACCACCACGAGCAGCATGGTGGCACACTTGCTTCACCATGCCGGTGTACCATGTGCGGCTTTCCTCGGCGGCATCTCCGTAAACCTGGGTTCAAACGTGCTACTGCCACCAGCTGGCAATCCTGACGTGCCCATTGTGGTAGAGGCCGACGAATACGACCGAAGCTTCCTTACGTTACACCCCGACATTGCCATAGTCACGAGCACCGACGCCGACCACCTCGACATCTACGGCAATAAGGATGCACTAGTGGAGTCGTTTCGGCAGTTTGTAGGCCAGATTCAGCCCGGCGGCACGCTCATCATCAACCACACGGCCGATGCCAGCGTGGCGGCGGCGGTACCCACTGGTGTCCAGGTTATCCGGTATGGTCTCACGCCTAAGCAGGGGCCTGAACTGTACGCCACGGATATCACGGCGCAAGGTCACCAGTTCCGTTTTGCCCTACACGGGCCACAAGGAACAGTGAACGGGTTGGAGCTAGCAGTGCCTGGCTACCACAACGTAGAGAATATGCTGGCGGCTGCTTGCGTGGCGCAACTTGAAGGCGTAGGCCCCGAATCATTGCAAGCCGCCGTAGCGGCTTATAAAGGAGTAAAGCGTCGGTTCGAGTTCATCGTGACGGCAGGTTCACCTGAGTATCCGAAAGTATATGTAGATGATTATGCCCATCATCCACGCGAAATCGAGGCTTTTCTACGTTCTCTGCGGGCGCTGTATCCGGGGCGGCAGCTGCGGGTTGTGTTTCAGCCCCACTTGTTCACCCGCACCCGCGACTTCGCTCCTGGCTTTGCTGAGAGCTTAAGTTTAGCTGACGAGGTGGTGCTGATGGACATCTATCCGGCTCGGGAGTTACCCTTGGAAGGAGTGACCTCGGAATTGATTTTGTCCCAAATAACGGCTCCTCAAAAGTCGTTGCAAACTGTGGACAAAATTTTGGCAAATGCCGGAATCGATTCTAATTTCGACGTACTCGCTACTGTTGGAGCGGGGGATATCGATAAGTTGGTGCCTGATTTAAAGAATATTTTACATATTCGCTGGAATGAAGCTCAAGCGTAA
- a CDS encoding cell division protein FtsQ/DivIB produces the protein MEARLKAHSFVKDAQVYRDLSGNLHADVRQNRPIARLVHPNTRLDSYLDADGHKLPLSSLFTARVVPVSRQNGAPLAASFFQDSTGQRYLELLRYIDEKPFWRAQIAEVFIATNGKVSFTQQVGDQRVEFGFPENISEKFAKLMVFYRQIPPALGWDTYHRVNVEFKDQIICE, from the coding sequence TTGGAAGCTCGACTAAAAGCGCATTCCTTCGTAAAGGACGCCCAAGTGTACCGTGACTTGTCGGGCAACCTGCACGCCGATGTACGCCAAAATCGTCCTATCGCACGCCTTGTTCACCCGAATACGCGCCTTGATTCCTACCTCGACGCTGATGGTCACAAGCTGCCGCTCTCGTCGTTGTTTACGGCGCGGGTGGTGCCGGTGTCGCGGCAAAATGGTGCTCCGTTGGCAGCTTCTTTCTTTCAAGATTCCACTGGTCAGCGTTACCTCGAATTATTGCGCTATATTGATGAAAAACCCTTCTGGCGTGCCCAAATAGCTGAAGTATTCATTGCCACCAACGGCAAGGTTTCCTTCACGCAACAAGTGGGCGACCAACGAGTAGAATTTGGCTTTCCCGAGAATATTTCGGAGAAATTCGCGAAACTGATGGTATTTTACCGTCAAATTCCACCGGCGCTAGGCTGGGATACGTACCACCGCGTCAACGTAGAGTTCAAAGATCAGATAATATGTGAGTAG
- the ftsZ gene encoding cell division protein FtsZ, producing MNYKFDIPAQSKSIIKVIGVGGGGSNAVNHMFGQGIKDVEFVICNTDKQALASSTVPNRLQIGMDLTEGLGAGANPERGKQAAIESREQIRELLSNGTKMVFITAGMGGGTGTGAAPVIAKVAKELGILTVGIVTAPFMFEGKKKRQQAELGIKELSENCDTVLVILNDKLREIYGNLPIRSAFAKADNVLSTAAKSIAEIITVTADVNVDFEDVKTVMKDSGAAVMGSSITDGENRARRAAEEALASPLLNNTDIHGAQRILLSIMSGDQAELEMDELTEITECIQDKAGQNAEVIFGHGIDSSLGQSIRVTVIATGFAREAHTITVTPSTTRQPEPEVPEPDPQINIFDKDRQEAVSSAPIVPSFTSAPAPPVPAPAPEPQPVKFDLETSPYNAPVPPVAAPSSPAPDPVVYQAPQPAPPLPGRPALDARAEERRRRLQELSNGLSNEAIKDQLETPAYLRRQVKLENVTPSSERNISRFNLSDDNELLGDNRFLHDNVD from the coding sequence ATGAATTATAAATTCGACATCCCGGCGCAATCCAAGTCCATCATCAAGGTGATTGGCGTGGGTGGGGGCGGCTCCAACGCCGTCAACCACATGTTTGGCCAGGGCATAAAAGACGTAGAATTCGTCATTTGTAACACCGATAAGCAGGCCTTGGCTTCTTCGACGGTGCCTAACCGGCTGCAAATCGGGATGGACCTGACAGAAGGCCTTGGTGCCGGCGCCAACCCGGAGCGCGGCAAGCAAGCGGCTATTGAAAGCCGCGAGCAAATCCGCGAATTGCTCAGCAACGGCACCAAGATGGTGTTCATCACGGCGGGTATGGGTGGTGGTACCGGAACCGGCGCTGCTCCCGTTATTGCCAAAGTAGCCAAGGAGCTAGGCATCCTAACCGTTGGCATCGTGACGGCGCCGTTCATGTTTGAAGGCAAAAAGAAGCGCCAGCAAGCTGAATTGGGTATCAAGGAACTGAGCGAAAACTGCGACACAGTACTAGTAATTCTCAACGACAAACTCCGCGAGATTTACGGTAACCTGCCTATTCGTTCGGCCTTCGCCAAAGCCGACAATGTGCTAAGCACCGCCGCCAAATCCATTGCCGAAATCATCACGGTGACGGCCGATGTGAACGTGGACTTTGAAGACGTGAAAACCGTCATGAAGGACAGCGGGGCTGCCGTTATGGGTAGCAGCATTACGGACGGCGAAAACCGCGCCCGTCGTGCTGCCGAAGAGGCTCTGGCTTCGCCGCTGCTCAACAACACCGACATTCACGGGGCGCAACGTATCCTGCTCAGCATCATGTCTGGCGACCAGGCTGAATTGGAGATGGACGAGCTAACGGAAATCACGGAGTGCATTCAGGACAAAGCTGGACAGAACGCCGAGGTTATTTTCGGTCATGGTATTGACTCTTCGCTAGGTCAGAGCATTCGCGTAACGGTAATTGCCACGGGATTTGCCCGCGAAGCCCACACCATTACGGTGACTCCTTCAACCACTCGGCAGCCGGAGCCCGAAGTGCCAGAGCCTGACCCTCAAATCAATATTTTTGATAAAGATCGGCAGGAGGCAGTATCGAGTGCTCCCATAGTTCCTTCTTTCACGAGTGCTCCAGCACCACCGGTTCCAGCCCCGGCTCCTGAGCCGCAGCCCGTGAAATTTGACCTCGAAACGTCTCCCTACAACGCGCCCGTGCCGCCTGTAGCAGCGCCCTCTTCGCCTGCTCCTGATCCGGTTGTGTATCAGGCACCGCAGCCTGCACCACCATTGCCCGGTCGTCCAGCACTTGATGCACGGGCCGAAGAACGTCGTCGTCGTTTGCAGGAGCTCAGCAATGGCCTTTCCAACGAAGCCATTAAAGACCAGTTGGAGACACCCGCCTATCTACGCCGTCAGGTGAAGCTTGAGAATGTGACGCCCTCTTCCGAGCGCAACATAAGCCGCTTCAACCTTTCCGACGATAACGAATTGCTAGGCGACAACCGCTTCCTGCACGACAACGTCGATTAA
- a CDS encoding acyltransferase family protein: MPPLAAQASPASTYLPAFTGIRAIAAYMVFLHHFNPFYEGGSTPLLHYLLVEFHIGVPVFFVLSGFLITLRYIDHIRFTTAWWKQYLRNRFARIYPMFFLITCLNFAWLYHQEGTLDSTVVLTNVLLLRGFFESIIYSGIPQGWTLTVEECFYLLAPIVFWLLLQRRIRLWYMPFGLLAIGCGLVFLFRPLEYYGLFANFKFMLLFTFFGRCIEFFAGIQLALWYRRGRIRRYAIPSLLTSIGCLMTVAVLVGLVWIRGPYAYGQEHPFGVAFNNVALPGGILVLFAGLLTEQTWLRQLLSSTLLQVLGKSSYIFYLIHFGVIQQFVHDLVPFEGKWLNLISIFLVLNLLAIALHYLVEQPLNNLIRRQPIVAEHLSSVPVS; the protein is encoded by the coding sequence ATGCCGCCTCTTGCTGCACAAGCATCGCCAGCCTCAACTTACTTACCTGCATTCACTGGTATCCGAGCCATAGCGGCCTACATGGTGTTTTTGCACCACTTCAACCCTTTCTACGAAGGAGGCTCGACACCTTTGCTGCATTACCTTCTGGTAGAATTTCACATCGGGGTACCCGTTTTCTTTGTACTCAGCGGTTTCCTAATTACGCTGCGCTACATCGACCATATTCGCTTTACAACTGCCTGGTGGAAACAGTACCTGCGTAACCGGTTTGCACGCATCTACCCGATGTTTTTCCTGATAACGTGCCTCAATTTTGCGTGGCTTTATCACCAAGAAGGCACTCTGGACTCGACAGTTGTGCTAACCAACGTGTTGTTGTTACGCGGCTTCTTCGAATCGATTATTTACTCGGGCATTCCGCAAGGCTGGACTCTCACTGTCGAAGAATGTTTCTACCTGCTGGCCCCAATTGTGTTCTGGCTGCTACTCCAGCGCCGGATCCGACTTTGGTATATGCCCTTTGGCTTGCTGGCAATCGGCTGCGGATTGGTCTTCTTGTTTCGTCCGCTTGAATACTATGGGCTGTTTGCCAACTTCAAATTTATGCTCCTCTTCACCTTCTTTGGGCGATGCATCGAGTTTTTTGCTGGCATCCAGTTGGCTCTTTGGTACCGTCGCGGCCGAATACGGCGCTATGCTATACCTAGCTTGCTTACTAGTATAGGTTGCTTGATGACTGTTGCCGTTTTGGTTGGTTTGGTATGGATACGGGGGCCTTACGCCTATGGGCAAGAGCATCCATTCGGCGTCGCCTTCAATAATGTGGCCCTACCAGGTGGCATCCTTGTGCTGTTTGCAGGGCTGCTCACCGAACAGACGTGGTTGCGGCAGCTATTGTCAAGCACGCTATTGCAGGTCCTAGGCAAAAGCTCCTATATCTTCTACTTGATTCATTTTGGTGTTATCCAGCAGTTCGTGCACGACCTTGTTCCTTTTGAAGGCAAGTGGCTTAACTTAATTTCTATCTTCTTGGTGTTGAACCTACTGGCCATAGCTTTGCACTATCTTGTAGAGCAGCCACTCAACAACCTAATTCGTCGGCAGCCAATAGTTGCGGAGCATTTATCCTCAGTTCCGGTATCATGA
- a CDS encoding cytochrome-c peroxidase: MNLHSTYRQVGLLLSGVLLLLAASCDKKDPELPAPPVTSTTPYNLTLPTQLPQDVVLPTDNSMTVEGVDLGRKLFYEVRLSRDNSMSCGSCHQQSKAFSDGRALAIGVDGIAHQRNAMSLVNLLWEPNLNWDGSATRFEKQARTPIENPVELHQSLADGVRKLQQTTLYPPLFASAFGSATITEENVLKALAQFERTLISSNTRYEKSLLPGGPRLTADERAGRVLFFNHPGEGGNILARGGSCDHCHNGNNYLFTSTNFTAPGGLTQYFNNGLPVSTDLGRFGVTGVASDRGKFRVPTLRNIALTAPYMHDGRFQTLEEVVDHYNEHIDTNTADPILLLSNTPGGTKLGLTVTEKRQLVAFLKTLTDSTFIQDPRFSNPF; this comes from the coding sequence ATGAATCTTCACTCTACTTATCGACAGGTTGGGCTGCTGCTATCAGGGGTGTTGCTCCTCTTGGCTGCTAGTTGTGATAAGAAAGACCCTGAGTTGCCAGCACCACCCGTTACGTCGACAACGCCTTACAACCTGACGTTGCCTACGCAGCTGCCTCAAGATGTTGTGCTGCCCACCGACAATTCTATGACGGTAGAAGGGGTGGACCTGGGCCGCAAGCTGTTTTATGAAGTTCGCCTCTCGCGCGACAATTCTATGTCGTGCGGCAGTTGCCACCAGCAAAGCAAAGCGTTTTCAGATGGTAGGGCCCTTGCTATTGGGGTTGATGGCATAGCGCATCAGCGCAATGCCATGTCGTTGGTTAATTTACTATGGGAGCCCAATCTGAACTGGGACGGGTCGGCCACTAGATTCGAAAAGCAAGCGCGCACGCCTATCGAAAACCCCGTTGAGTTGCACCAGAGCCTAGCCGACGGCGTGCGCAAATTGCAGCAAACTACCTTGTATCCGCCACTATTTGCCAGCGCGTTTGGTTCTGCTACCATCACCGAAGAAAACGTGCTAAAGGCCCTCGCGCAATTTGAGCGGACGCTGATTTCTTCGAATACTCGCTATGAAAAGTCGCTACTGCCGGGCGGCCCCCGGTTGACAGCTGATGAGCGCGCTGGCCGCGTCCTTTTCTTCAATCATCCTGGTGAGGGCGGCAACATATTAGCTCGCGGTGGCTCCTGCGACCATTGCCATAACGGCAATAACTACTTGTTTACTTCCACCAACTTCACTGCTCCTGGCGGCCTGACGCAATACTTCAACAATGGCCTACCTGTTTCCACTGATCTTGGCCGCTTTGGCGTAACAGGCGTCGCATCCGACCGAGGTAAGTTTCGCGTACCTACCCTCCGCAATATTGCCCTAACGGCTCCTTATATGCACGATGGCCGGTTCCAAACATTAGAAGAAGTAGTGGACCATTACAACGAGCATATCGACACCAACACCGCCGATCCTATTTTGCTGCTCTCCAACACGCCGGGCGGAACTAAACTTGGCCTCACAGTTACGGAGAAACGGCAGCTGGTTGCCTTCCTGAAAACGCTGACTGATTCCACGTTTATTCAGGATCCACGGTTTTCTAATCCCTTCTAA